In a genomic window of Longimicrobium terrae:
- a CDS encoding ABC transporter substrate-binding protein codes for MRRGAPAGALLLLAAMAAACGGGGDKGASGGPDVPPPPGGYKTFAGGPPGGTLIVLAEGEPDDLNPLTYDGNPAFQAVRLMFRALARRDSTLVTYTPDLLERWEQPDPATVLLHVRPGLKWHDGRPVTAEDVVFTIERQKDPKTASPRLQDVAGVETVRVVDPMTAEVKLNRTGPSTLNALLEVVPVPKHLLGSVAPEQFRFQPFSQRPVGNGLFRFGQWQKGQQLTLLANPDAPEGRPSLERIVIRLIPEPTARLTELMNGNGDLAKVPAHQYRELQNARGIKLYTAAQVRPAWIAFNTQKAPVNDPAVRRAILMGVNRDTIVRALFGPQGRAALTPIPPRIDPSGGAVRPIPYNQAEAGRLLDGAGWRDSNGDGVRDKGGVPLAIQVEFSAADPVRGDMLVAMQAQLKRIGVDLQPRQYERTTWVERLRGRTYTASFWGWGWGPGVMGPNAEAIWHSRSIPPKGPNFAGYSNPRVDALIDSVLVGNDTTVARGQWARMEQMVIDDAVYAPIFLDPEFYAASDRFANVKFRGPEWWEDVIFWSVPQNRRIARDRTR; via the coding sequence ATGCGGCGTGGAGCGCCGGCGGGAGCGCTCCTGCTGCTGGCGGCGATGGCGGCCGCGTGCGGCGGGGGCGGCGACAAGGGCGCGAGCGGGGGGCCGGATGTGCCGCCGCCGCCGGGCGGCTACAAGACCTTTGCGGGCGGGCCGCCGGGGGGCACGCTGATCGTGCTGGCGGAGGGCGAGCCGGATGACCTGAACCCGCTCACCTACGACGGCAACCCGGCGTTCCAGGCGGTGCGGCTGATGTTCCGCGCGCTGGCCCGGCGCGACAGCACGCTGGTGACGTACACGCCGGACCTGCTGGAGCGGTGGGAGCAGCCGGACCCGGCCACCGTGCTGCTGCACGTGCGCCCCGGCCTGAAGTGGCATGACGGCCGGCCGGTGACGGCCGAGGACGTGGTCTTTACCATCGAGCGGCAGAAGGACCCCAAGACGGCGTCGCCGCGGCTGCAGGACGTGGCCGGGGTGGAGACCGTGCGCGTCGTGGATCCCATGACGGCCGAGGTCAAGCTGAACCGCACCGGCCCCAGCACGCTGAACGCGCTGCTGGAGGTGGTTCCCGTTCCCAAGCACCTGCTGGGGAGCGTGGCGCCGGAGCAGTTCCGCTTTCAGCCGTTCAGCCAGCGGCCGGTAGGCAACGGGCTGTTCCGCTTCGGACAGTGGCAGAAGGGGCAGCAGTTGACGCTCCTGGCCAACCCCGACGCGCCGGAGGGCCGGCCCTCGCTGGAGCGCATCGTCATCCGCCTGATCCCCGAGCCCACGGCCCGGCTCACGGAGCTGATGAACGGCAACGGCGACCTGGCCAAGGTTCCCGCGCACCAGTACCGCGAGCTGCAGAACGCGCGCGGCATCAAGCTGTACACGGCGGCGCAGGTGCGGCCGGCGTGGATCGCCTTCAACACGCAGAAGGCGCCGGTGAACGACCCCGCCGTACGGCGCGCCATCCTCATGGGCGTGAACCGGGACACCATCGTCCGGGCGCTGTTCGGGCCGCAGGGGCGGGCGGCGCTCACCCCCATTCCCCCGCGCATCGATCCGTCGGGCGGCGCGGTGCGCCCCATCCCGTACAACCAGGCGGAGGCGGGGCGTCTGCTGGATGGGGCCGGCTGGCGCGACAGCAACGGCGACGGCGTGCGCGACAAGGGCGGCGTTCCGCTGGCCATCCAGGTGGAGTTCAGCGCGGCGGACCCCGTCCGCGGCGACATGCTGGTGGCCATGCAGGCGCAGCTCAAGCGCATCGGGGTGGACCTGCAGCCGCGCCAGTACGAGCGCACCACGTGGGTGGAGCGGCTGCGCGGGCGCACCTACACGGCGTCGTTCTGGGGATGGGGATGGGGCCCGGGGGTGATGGGGCCCAACGCCGAGGCCATCTGGCACTCGCGCAGCATTCCGCCCAAGGGCCCCAACTTCGCGGGGTACAGCAACCCGCGGGTGGACGCGCTGATCGACTCGGTGCTGGTGGGGAACGACACCACCGTCGCGCGGGGCCAGTGGGCGCGCATGGAGCAGATGGTGATCGACGACGCGGTGTACGCGCCGATCTTCCTCGATCCCGAGTTCTACGCGGCCAGCGACCGGTTCGCCAACGTCAAGTTCCGCGGCCCGGAGTGGTGGGAGGACGTGATCTTCTGGTCCGTCCCCCAGAACCGCCGCATCGCCCGCGACCGCACCCGCTGA
- a CDS encoding GNAT family N-acetyltransferase, which produces MTETYRPARPEEIDDVARLKAHSFPAPNRGHEWWENFLVNGPHGGLEALWVTEDQGRLIGSCQLLWMRQWISGVAMPVMGLGSVAIAPTHRKRGLATRMLIAGFEHARERGDVASILYPFRASFYESLGYGLAGEAHQYQVPPALLPDDKQERLRVRMVDGDADEAAMRAVYREAAQRLQTGQLDRTERNWRQSWKRDDLAAVLYWGESGEAEGYAIVRYRADLPIDRRFIEVEERVWLTLRAQRGIYAWLSSLGDQWREIVYRAHPEEGFGDRLSEPRLPLLSAPNWGLWFPSATLLRGPMLRVLDVPDALRLRRLAGTQELTLALEVEDHQIPENRGPWRVHIEGGRMEVEPYTGGHVDGTLRLPIDTLSRIFVGALAPWQAMSGGLAVIDRPALIPRLDQSFSVPKPWMFDRF; this is translated from the coding sequence GTGACCGAAACGTACCGCCCGGCGCGTCCGGAAGAGATCGACGACGTCGCCCGTCTCAAGGCGCACAGCTTTCCCGCGCCCAACCGCGGCCACGAATGGTGGGAGAACTTTCTGGTCAACGGCCCCCACGGCGGCCTGGAGGCGCTGTGGGTGACGGAGGACCAGGGGCGGCTCATCGGCTCGTGCCAGCTGCTGTGGATGCGGCAGTGGATCAGCGGGGTGGCCATGCCCGTCATGGGCCTCGGCTCCGTGGCCATCGCCCCCACGCACCGCAAGCGCGGATTGGCGACGCGGATGCTGATCGCCGGCTTCGAGCACGCCCGCGAGCGCGGTGACGTCGCCTCCATCCTGTATCCCTTTCGCGCCTCGTTCTACGAAAGCCTGGGATACGGGCTGGCCGGCGAGGCGCACCAGTACCAGGTCCCCCCCGCCCTGCTGCCGGACGACAAGCAGGAGCGGCTGCGCGTGCGGATGGTGGACGGCGACGCGGACGAGGCCGCCATGCGCGCCGTCTACCGCGAGGCCGCCCAGCGCCTGCAGACCGGGCAGCTGGACCGCACCGAGCGCAACTGGCGGCAGAGCTGGAAGCGCGACGACCTGGCCGCCGTCCTGTACTGGGGTGAAAGCGGCGAGGCGGAGGGGTACGCCATCGTGCGCTACCGGGCGGACCTCCCCATCGACCGGCGCTTCATCGAGGTGGAGGAGCGCGTCTGGCTCACCCTGCGGGCGCAGCGCGGCATCTACGCCTGGCTTTCGTCCCTGGGCGACCAGTGGCGGGAAATCGTCTATCGCGCGCACCCGGAAGAAGGGTTCGGCGACCGGCTGAGCGAGCCGCGGCTGCCGCTTCTCTCCGCGCCCAACTGGGGGCTCTGGTTCCCCTCCGCCACGCTGCTGCGCGGCCCCATGCTTCGCGTGCTGGACGTGCCCGACGCGCTGCGGCTGCGGCGCCTGGCGGGAACGCAGGAGCTGACGCTGGCGCTGGAGGTGGAGGACCACCAGATCCCGGAAAACCGCGGGCCGTGGCGGGTGCACATCGAGGGCGGGCGGATGGAGGTGGAGCCGTACACCGGCGGCCACGTGGACGGAACGCTGCGGCTGCCCATCGACACCCTGTCGCGCATCTTCGTGGGGGCGCTGGCACCCTGGCAGGCCATGTCGGGCGGGCTGGCCGTCATTGACCGGCCGGCGCTGATCCCGCGGCTGGACCAGTCGTTCAGCGTGCCCAAGCCGTGGATGTTCGACCGGTTCTGA
- the tri1 gene encoding ADP-ribosylarginine hydrolase Tri1 → MIDLHADDLALGEYVVAHYRHLSPPASPGLRMRMGQIDADEARRAEGDRAPLSWLDTPADALSPEAARDRARGALLGMAAGDAVGTTLEFQPRDAGHVHDMVGGGPFRLAAGEWTDDTTMALCLADAIIADGEFNPASFARLLVRWYRDGLNSVTGHCFDIGNATRTAVEGHEAEDFRWRGNTSDRTAGNGSLVRVAPVAIAWRGSLRQTWYMAAAQSRVTHGAMDALACCQIFAMQMHHALRGAPREAVLAPMLASLTPRAQIINAGEYKSKTRDQIRSSGYVVDTLEAALWSIWNSGSFEEAVLLAANLGDDADSVACVAGQLAGAIYGLSAIPPEWLRKLAWRDALLDRADRLLAL, encoded by the coding sequence ATGATCGACCTGCACGCGGACGATTTGGCGCTGGGCGAGTACGTCGTCGCCCACTACCGCCACCTGTCGCCGCCCGCCTCGCCGGGGCTGCGGATGCGGATGGGGCAGATCGATGCCGATGAGGCGCGCCGCGCCGAGGGCGATCGCGCCCCCCTGTCCTGGCTCGATACGCCCGCCGACGCGCTTTCCCCGGAAGCCGCGCGCGACCGGGCCCGCGGCGCGCTGCTCGGCATGGCCGCCGGCGACGCGGTAGGAACCACGCTCGAGTTTCAGCCGCGGGACGCCGGGCACGTCCATGACATGGTCGGCGGCGGTCCCTTCAGGCTCGCAGCCGGCGAGTGGACGGACGACACCACCATGGCCCTGTGCCTGGCGGACGCCATCATCGCCGACGGCGAGTTCAATCCCGCGAGCTTCGCCCGGCTGCTGGTGCGCTGGTACCGCGACGGGCTGAACAGCGTTACCGGCCACTGCTTCGACATCGGCAACGCCACGCGTACCGCCGTGGAGGGGCACGAGGCGGAGGACTTCCGGTGGCGGGGCAACACCAGCGACCGCACCGCCGGCAACGGATCGCTGGTGCGCGTCGCGCCCGTGGCCATCGCCTGGCGCGGCTCGCTGCGGCAGACGTGGTACATGGCCGCCGCGCAGAGCCGCGTGACCCACGGGGCCATGGACGCGCTCGCCTGCTGCCAGATCTTCGCCATGCAGATGCACCACGCGCTGCGGGGCGCCCCGCGGGAAGCCGTTCTGGCACCCATGCTCGCGTCGCTCACGCCGCGCGCGCAGATCATCAACGCGGGCGAGTACAAGTCCAAGACCCGCGACCAGATCCGCTCCTCGGGCTATGTGGTGGACACGCTGGAAGCGGCGCTCTGGAGCATCTGGAACAGCGGCAGCTTCGAGGAGGCGGTGCTTCTGGCGGCGAATCTGGGGGACGACGCCGACAGCGTGGCCTGCGTGGCGGGGCAGCTCGCGGGCGCCATCTACGGCCTGTCCGCCATCCCGCCCGAATGGCTCCGGAAGCTGGCCTGGCGCGACGCACTCCTCGACCGCGCGGATCGGCTGCTGGCGCTGTAG
- a CDS encoding exo-beta-N-acetylmuramidase NamZ domain-containing protein gives MPQPHRTHLRRSALAAALAVSFTASCRSGAPGGEAPGDTLPPASAPVAATTPPPAAPAQAQRAVVPGLEVLVRDSLSLLRGKRVGLITNQSAVTRSGELSADLLARTPGVQLVALFGPEHGIRGTAEAGETVAGGKDTRTGIPIFSLYDRTQRPTAEELANVDILLYDIQDIGARPYTFVWTMTMAMEEAKKRGIPFVVLDRPNPITEAVDGPVMDINVRNVTQVITGYYTVPLRHGMTSGEVAAYFNDDSGLGVDLHVIRAEGWRPDTWFEQTGLRWINPSPNIRSVDAALNFSGLVLAEGTNVHVGRGTDAPFSYIGAPWLDANRLLAAIAQYNLPGVRFVPTEITPTTDPAVDTQYKGTKFTTLKIEVTDRRAFRPVYTTLVVLTEAKRQNPGQFRVANTGFTQMIGSTWARAAFDRGEDPRVIQRRWDEEMRTWMQERDKYRFYR, from the coding sequence ATGCCACAGCCCCATCGCACGCACCTTCGCCGTTCCGCTCTCGCCGCGGCGCTGGCCGTGTCGTTCACCGCCTCGTGCCGCAGCGGCGCCCCGGGCGGCGAGGCCCCCGGAGACACCCTTCCGCCGGCCTCCGCGCCGGTGGCGGCCACCACGCCGCCCCCGGCCGCGCCGGCGCAGGCGCAGCGCGCGGTGGTGCCCGGGCTGGAGGTGCTGGTGCGCGACTCGCTTTCGCTGCTGCGGGGCAAGCGGGTGGGGCTCATCACCAACCAGAGCGCCGTCACGCGCTCGGGCGAGCTGAGCGCTGACCTGCTGGCGCGCACGCCGGGGGTGCAGCTGGTGGCGCTGTTCGGGCCGGAGCACGGCATCCGCGGCACGGCCGAGGCGGGCGAGACGGTGGCCGGGGGCAAGGACACCCGCACCGGCATCCCCATCTTTTCGCTGTATGACCGTACGCAGCGCCCCACGGCCGAGGAGCTGGCCAACGTCGACATCCTTCTCTACGACATCCAGGACATCGGTGCGCGGCCCTACACCTTCGTGTGGACCATGACCATGGCCATGGAAGAGGCCAAGAAGCGCGGCATTCCCTTTGTGGTCCTCGATCGCCCCAATCCCATCACGGAGGCGGTGGACGGGCCGGTGATGGACATCAACGTGCGCAACGTCACGCAGGTCATCACCGGCTACTACACGGTGCCGCTGCGCCACGGGATGACGTCGGGGGAGGTGGCCGCGTACTTCAACGACGATTCCGGGCTGGGCGTGGACCTGCACGTGATCCGGGCCGAGGGATGGCGGCCGGACACCTGGTTCGAGCAGACGGGGCTGCGGTGGATCAACCCCAGCCCCAACATCCGCTCGGTGGACGCGGCGCTCAACTTCAGCGGGCTGGTGCTGGCGGAGGGGACCAACGTGCACGTGGGGCGCGGCACGGACGCGCCGTTCTCGTACATCGGCGCGCCGTGGCTGGACGCCAACCGGCTGCTGGCGGCGATTGCGCAGTACAACCTGCCGGGCGTGCGCTTCGTGCCCACGGAGATCACGCCGACGACGGACCCGGCGGTGGACACGCAGTACAAGGGGACGAAGTTCACCACGCTCAAGATCGAGGTGACGGACCGCCGCGCGTTCCGGCCGGTGTACACGACGCTGGTGGTTCTGACGGAGGCCAAGCGGCAGAACCCGGGGCAGTTCCGGGTTGCCAACACGGGCTTCACGCAGATGATCGGCTCTACGTGGGCGCGCGCCGCCTTTGACCGCGGCGAGGACCCGCGCGTGATCCAGCGCCGCTGGGACGAGGAGATGCGCACCTGGATGCAGGAGCGCGACAAGTACCGCTTCTACCGGTAG